A DNA window from Kitasatospora atroaurantiaca contains the following coding sequences:
- a CDS encoding aldehyde dehydrogenase (NADP(+)), with product MQTVPVWSADPRTGEQRAQVAVEAGPPDVDRAVRAAAAAEPALADRALRAALLRAAAERLESAAEEVIATADAETALGVPRLTGELARTTYQLRAFADIVDEGAFLDVVIDHADPALARPDLRRMKLPLGVVAVFSASNFPLAFSVPGGDTASALAAGCPVVVKAHPDHPATGELCAGLIREAARAIGVPEGVLGLVHGLEAGLELVRHPLTAAVGFTGSVRGGRALHDVAAARPRPIPFHGELGSLNPVLVTERAAATRAEELGAGLAGSFTLGNGQFCVKPGLVLVPAGEPALEKALVAAAGQAPAGPLLDPRIREAFLAGVEQRSAFPGVEVLLAAGSAPVEGAPLAVRAGVLAVAAAELREELLEECFGPLTVLVRYSGTEELAAVLDRLAGNLTATVQLAADERGPEAAALLQRLVPLAGRLVVDGWPTGVAVAPAMHHGGPYPATTSTSTSVGGTAIERWLRPVSYQNGPPELLPPELHDANPLAVPRRVDGRRES from the coding sequence GTGCAGACCGTTCCGGTGTGGAGCGCCGATCCGCGGACCGGTGAACAGCGCGCGCAGGTGGCGGTCGAGGCCGGACCGCCGGACGTCGACCGGGCGGTACGCGCCGCCGCGGCGGCCGAACCCGCGCTCGCCGACCGCGCCCTGCGTGCCGCCCTGCTCCGGGCTGCGGCGGAGCGGCTGGAGTCGGCCGCCGAGGAGGTCATCGCCACGGCCGACGCCGAGACCGCACTCGGTGTGCCCCGGCTCACCGGTGAACTCGCCCGCACGACCTACCAGTTGCGGGCCTTCGCGGACATCGTGGACGAGGGCGCCTTCCTGGATGTCGTGATCGACCACGCCGACCCGGCCCTCGCCCGGCCCGACCTGCGCCGGATGAAGCTCCCGCTCGGTGTGGTCGCCGTCTTCTCCGCGAGCAACTTCCCGCTCGCCTTCAGCGTCCCCGGCGGTGACACCGCGAGCGCCCTGGCGGCAGGCTGCCCAGTAGTGGTCAAGGCTCACCCCGACCACCCCGCCACCGGCGAGCTCTGCGCCGGGCTGATCCGGGAGGCCGCGCGCGCGATCGGCGTGCCGGAGGGCGTTCTCGGCCTGGTCCACGGCCTGGAGGCCGGACTGGAACTCGTCCGCCACCCGCTCACCGCCGCGGTCGGCTTCACCGGCTCGGTGCGGGGCGGGCGTGCCCTGCACGACGTGGCGGCCGCGCGGCCGCGGCCGATCCCCTTCCACGGCGAGCTCGGCAGCCTGAACCCGGTGCTGGTCACCGAGCGAGCCGCCGCCACCCGGGCGGAGGAGCTCGGTGCCGGCCTGGCGGGCTCCTTCACCCTGGGCAACGGCCAGTTCTGCGTCAAGCCCGGGCTGGTCCTGGTCCCTGCCGGGGAGCCCGCCCTGGAGAAGGCCCTGGTCGCAGCCGCCGGGCAGGCTCCGGCCGGGCCGCTGCTGGATCCCCGGATCCGCGAGGCCTTCCTGGCGGGCGTGGAGCAGCGAAGCGCGTTCCCCGGGGTCGAGGTGCTGCTGGCCGCCGGCTCGGCCCCCGTCGAAGGCGCACCGCTGGCCGTCCGCGCCGGGGTGCTCGCGGTGGCGGCCGCGGAGCTCCGCGAGGAGCTCCTCGAGGAGTGCTTCGGCCCGCTCACCGTCCTGGTCCGCTACTCGGGCACCGAGGAGCTGGCCGCGGTACTCGACCGGCTCGCCGGGAATCTCACGGCCACCGTCCAGCTCGCCGCCGACGAGCGTGGGCCCGAGGCTGCCGCCCTGCTGCAACGCCTGGTACCGCTGGCCGGGCGGCTGGTGGTGGACGGCTGGCCGACGGGTGTCGCCGTGGCTCCGGCGATGCACCACGGCGGGCCCTACCCCGCGACCACCAGTACCTCGACCTCTGTCGGCGGTACGGCGATCGAACGCTGGCTGCGGCCGGTCAGCTACCAGAACGGCCCGCCGGAGCTGCTGCCGCCCGAGCTGCACGACGCCAATCCGCTCGCAGTCCCGCGCCGGGTGGACGGGCGCCGCGAGAGCTGA
- a CDS encoding DUF6343 family protein produces the protein MRPAKTPRQWHSGTEPATARSDLKLRFLLSVTFTPLFALATAGFAVWAARTTPGSTPRQSTLIGFAVCCGLLTIFALVDLCVVIRRRRTEL, from the coding sequence ATGCGTCCGGCGAAGACTCCACGGCAGTGGCACAGCGGCACCGAACCGGCCACCGCCCGCAGCGACCTGAAGCTCCGGTTCCTGCTGTCCGTCACCTTCACCCCGCTCTTCGCGCTGGCGACGGCGGGTTTCGCGGTGTGGGCCGCCCGTACGACGCCCGGCAGCACGCCGAGACAGAGCACGCTGATCGGCTTCGCGGTCTGCTGCGGACTGCTGACCATCTTCGCGCTGGTGGACCTCTGCGTGGTGATCCGACGCCGCCGGACGGAACTGTGA